From Streptomyces cyaneogriseus subsp. noncyanogenus, the proteins below share one genomic window:
- a CDS encoding MarR family winged helix-turn-helix transcriptional regulator, with protein sequence MGDTSGVSEPTLEEQIAAYQREFQDLDPQVEKIVSALSRLNRRMNVAYGRQTAALGISNAEWEVLKALVLSGAPYRMGPGDLAKRLGLTPAAMTHRIDRMVTEGLVTRERDESNRVRVIVELTHDGREKWLEAMRLASVFEEDLLQDLSPEERTALGEVLTRLLRRVEHAQPDAGGRLSDLD encoded by the coding sequence ATGGGCGACACCTCCGGCGTCAGCGAGCCGACACTCGAAGAACAGATCGCCGCCTACCAGCGCGAGTTCCAGGACCTCGATCCCCAGGTCGAGAAGATCGTTTCGGCGCTCTCCCGCCTGAACCGCCGGATGAACGTCGCCTACGGCCGCCAGACCGCGGCCCTCGGCATCAGCAACGCCGAGTGGGAGGTCCTGAAGGCGCTCGTCCTGTCCGGGGCCCCCTACCGCATGGGCCCCGGCGACCTCGCCAAGCGCCTCGGATTGACCCCCGCCGCCATGACCCACCGCATCGACCGCATGGTCACCGAGGGACTGGTCACCCGGGAGCGCGACGAGTCCAACCGGGTGCGGGTCATCGTCGAGCTGACCCACGACGGCCGGGAGAAATGGCTGGAGGCCATGCGCCTGGCCTCGGTCTTCGAGGAGGACCTCCTCCAGGACCTCTCCCCGGAGGAGCGGACGGCCCTCGGCGAGGTCCTCACCCGCCTGCTGCGCAGGGTGGAGCACGCCCAGCCGGACGCCGGCGGCCGGCTCAGCGACCTGGATTAA
- a CDS encoding SCO6880 family protein gives MTTESHVSHPVTPRRTYLIGRARPNAIVGRNRETGEIALIVVGAFLGMMCGLLVPVLSLRIVLLMGFPLLALAAVYVPYKHRTFYKWFEINRSYKRILRRGATYRSSVMEAGTRLDGREIEIGPPPGIGRITWLSAPFGPDEIAVLLHADRKTVTAAIEIEGPGVGLRDSEDQEALVDRFGTLLKHVANGDGFVTRIQMLARTLPADPDAHAKDVAVRGDDRAPGWLQQSYDQLQSMVSTSSEQHRAYLVACMHYTRELAAEAHAMARAVRPQNGRRLDRDAGLAVVMARELTDICSRLQEADIRVRQPLGQGRLASLIHSMYDPDHPIDHIQAMTKRNAWPAELDATEPTFLQAKTRESSTRAPWCHATAWVKEWPMTPVGVNFLAPLLVHTPDVIRTVAVTMDLEPTEVAIERMLTEKTNDEAEASRAAKMNRTVDPRDIAAHTRLDQRGEDLASGAAGVNLVGYITVSSRSPEALARDKRTIRASAGKSYLKLEWCDREHHRAFVNTLPFATGIRR, from the coding sequence TTGACGACCGAGTCCCACGTGTCCCATCCGGTCACGCCCCGCCGGACATACCTGATCGGCCGCGCCCGGCCGAACGCGATCGTCGGCCGCAACCGCGAGACCGGCGAGATCGCGCTGATCGTCGTGGGCGCGTTCCTCGGCATGATGTGCGGTCTGCTCGTCCCCGTGCTGTCCCTGCGCATCGTGCTGCTGATGGGCTTCCCGCTGCTCGCGCTGGCCGCGGTCTACGTGCCGTACAAGCACCGCACGTTCTACAAGTGGTTCGAGATCAACCGCAGCTACAAGCGGATCCTGCGCCGGGGCGCCACCTACCGCTCCTCCGTCATGGAGGCCGGCACCCGGCTCGACGGCCGGGAGATCGAGATCGGCCCGCCGCCCGGCATCGGCCGCATCACCTGGCTGTCCGCCCCCTTCGGGCCCGACGAGATCGCCGTGCTCCTGCACGCCGACCGCAAGACCGTCACGGCCGCCATCGAGATCGAGGGCCCCGGCGTCGGCCTGCGCGACTCCGAGGACCAGGAGGCCCTCGTCGACCGCTTCGGCACCCTGCTCAAGCACGTGGCCAACGGCGACGGCTTCGTCACCCGCATCCAGATGCTGGCCCGCACCCTGCCCGCCGACCCGGACGCGCACGCCAAGGACGTCGCCGTGCGCGGGGACGACAGGGCCCCGGGATGGCTCCAGCAGTCGTACGACCAGTTGCAGTCGATGGTGTCCACCAGCAGCGAGCAGCACCGCGCCTACCTCGTCGCCTGTATGCACTACACCCGTGAGCTGGCCGCCGAGGCGCACGCGATGGCCCGCGCGGTCCGCCCGCAGAACGGGCGCAGGCTGGACCGGGACGCGGGCCTGGCGGTCGTGATGGCGCGCGAGCTGACCGACATCTGCTCCCGCCTCCAGGAGGCCGACATCCGCGTCCGGCAGCCGCTGGGCCAGGGCCGGCTCGCCTCCCTCATCCACTCCATGTACGACCCGGACCACCCGATCGACCACATCCAGGCGATGACCAAGCGCAACGCCTGGCCGGCCGAGCTGGACGCCACCGAGCCCACCTTCCTCCAGGCCAAGACCCGCGAGTCCTCCACGCGCGCCCCCTGGTGCCACGCCACCGCCTGGGTGAAGGAGTGGCCGATGACCCCGGTCGGCGTGAACTTCCTCGCGCCGCTCCTCGTCCACACCCCGGACGTCATCCGGACGGTCGCCGTGACCATGGACCTCGAACCCACCGAGGTCGCCATCGAACGCATGCTGACCGAGAAGACGAACGACGAGGCCGAGGCGTCCCGCGCCGCCAAGATGAACCGGACCGTCGACCCCCGCGACATCGCCGCCCACACCCGTCTCGACCAGCGCGGTGAGGACCTCGCCAGCGGCGCGGCCGGCGTCAATCTGGTCGGCTACATCACCGTCTCCTCCCGCTCCCCCGAGGCGCTGGCCCGCGACAAGCGGACGATAAGGGCCTCGGCCGGCAAGTCGTACCTGAAGCTGGAGTGGTGCGACCGTGAGCACCACCGCGCCTTCGTGAACACCCTCCCGTTCGCCACCGGAATCCGAAGGTAG
- a CDS encoding response regulator, translating to MTTVLIADDQPLQRLGFRMLLESQDDLTVLAEASNGSEAVRLAADHHPDVVLMDVRMPGLDGIEATRRIAATGERTRILILTTFDLDEYAYAGLRAGASGFLVKDAQPEELLSGIRAVATGDAVVAPSLTRRLLDAYVHHLPAGPAEGPDAVEHDPRLAALTDREREILTVIGQGWTNTEIAERLHLAESTVKTHVSRVLAKTGSRDRVQAVILAYDTGLVTPS from the coding sequence GTGACGACGGTTCTGATCGCCGACGACCAGCCGCTTCAGCGTCTCGGTTTCCGTATGCTCCTGGAGAGCCAGGACGACCTCACCGTGCTCGCGGAGGCGTCCAACGGCAGCGAGGCCGTCCGCTTGGCGGCCGACCACCACCCCGACGTGGTGCTGATGGACGTACGGATGCCCGGCCTCGACGGCATCGAGGCCACCCGGCGGATCGCGGCGACCGGCGAACGCACCCGCATCCTCATCCTGACCACGTTCGACCTGGACGAGTACGCCTACGCCGGCCTGCGGGCGGGCGCCTCCGGTTTCCTGGTCAAGGACGCCCAGCCGGAGGAACTCCTCTCCGGCATCCGGGCGGTGGCCACCGGCGACGCGGTCGTGGCACCCAGCCTGACCCGCCGTCTCCTGGACGCCTACGTCCATCACCTGCCGGCCGGACCCGCCGAAGGACCCGACGCCGTGGAACACGATCCTCGCCTGGCCGCCCTCACCGACCGCGAACGCGAAATCCTCACGGTCATCGGCCAGGGCTGGACCAACACCGAGATAGCCGAGCGTCTCCACCTCGCCGAATCGACGGTGAAGACCCATGTGAGCCGCGTCCTCGCCAAGACCGGCTCCCGGGACCGTGTGCAGGCGGTGATCCTGGCCTACGACACCGGGCTGGTGACACCGTCCTGA
- a CDS encoding histidine kinase, with protein MRSEFRTTEARSTMGPVTEQRPAEPLTEHVHRLTRRLRAFDRRHPLPWDAHFTAFWVLAALVDYYGGGWRTTAHDLDVPGGLLLALSLGFSVPLLRRRSHPRAVLLVMAPVAFVNAWSGAALQASLLQLVVLYHIALRLPLRALWWAAPLLTAPVVVSAVRYGEGTWHQQVGSHLTSILVAALIGVTVRTRRSYTDALEDRARRLEIERDQQALLAAAAERARIAREMHDIIGHNLSVITGLADGGRYAAAKSPQRAAQALDAIGTTSRQALGELRRLLDVLREEEREEAALTPQPGLTDLDRLLTGVRGAGLPVRTTVRGRPALPPGRQLTVYRVVQEALTNTLKHAGPGATSEIALSYGEGGAVTVTITDTGRGGPAPAASDGRGLPGMRERTALYGGTLEAGPRPGPDRGWRVRLHLPEETPQ; from the coding sequence ATGCGCAGTGAGTTCCGCACGACCGAGGCACGCTCCACCATGGGGCCCGTGACGGAACAACGGCCGGCCGAGCCCCTCACCGAACACGTCCACCGCCTCACCCGGCGGCTGCGCGCCTTCGACCGGCGCCACCCGCTGCCGTGGGACGCGCACTTCACCGCCTTCTGGGTGCTGGCCGCCCTCGTCGACTACTACGGCGGCGGCTGGCGCACCACCGCCCACGACCTGGACGTGCCGGGCGGGCTCCTCCTCGCCCTGAGCCTCGGCTTCTCCGTGCCTCTGCTCCGGCGGCGCAGCCACCCCCGGGCCGTCCTCCTGGTCATGGCGCCGGTGGCCTTCGTCAACGCCTGGTCGGGCGCGGCCCTCCAGGCGTCACTGCTCCAGCTCGTCGTCCTGTACCACATCGCCCTGCGCCTGCCTCTGCGCGCCCTGTGGTGGGCGGCGCCCCTGCTGACCGCGCCCGTGGTCGTGTCGGCGGTCCGGTACGGCGAAGGGACCTGGCACCAGCAGGTCGGCTCCCATCTGACGTCCATCTTGGTCGCGGCCCTCATCGGGGTCACGGTCCGCACCCGCCGCTCCTACACGGACGCCCTGGAGGACCGCGCCCGCCGCCTGGAGATCGAACGGGACCAGCAGGCCCTGCTCGCCGCGGCGGCCGAGCGCGCCCGCATCGCCCGGGAGATGCACGACATCATCGGCCACAACCTCTCCGTCATCACCGGCCTCGCCGACGGCGGACGGTACGCCGCCGCCAAGTCGCCCCAGCGCGCGGCGCAGGCGCTCGACGCGATCGGCACCACCAGCCGCCAGGCGCTCGGCGAACTCCGCCGCCTCCTGGACGTGCTGCGCGAGGAGGAGAGAGAAGAGGCGGCGCTGACCCCGCAGCCCGGCCTCACCGACCTCGACCGGCTTCTCACCGGTGTCCGGGGCGCCGGCCTGCCGGTCCGTACGACCGTCCGGGGCCGCCCCGCCCTCCCCCCGGGTCGGCAGCTCACCGTGTACCGCGTCGTCCAGGAAGCCCTCACCAACACCCTCAAGCACGCGGGCCCCGGAGCCACGTCCGAGATCGCCCTGTCGTACGGCGAGGGCGGCGCCGTCACGGTCACGATCACCGACACCGGCCGCGGCGGACCGGCACCCGCCGCATCCGACGGCCGCGGCCTGCCCGGCATGCGCGAGCGGACCGCCTTGTACGGGGGCACGCTCGAGGCCGGTCCGCGCCCGGGCCCGGACCGGGGCTGGCGTGTCCGTCTTCATCTCCCGGAGGAAACCCCACAGTGA
- a CDS encoding GNAT family N-acetyltransferase yields MSASVSGDWLIRAVRADEWAAVRALRLAALRDPVARIAFLETYEAAADRPESFWRERAAGAAEGAAGARQVVAEVPGGAWAGTLTVLIEEAGTTDWAGLPVERRQGHVVGVYVRPEWRGTGLTGALFDAGLAWAWQRGAERVRLIVHEDNGRAQGCYRKLGFVPSGVSVPMQGAPEERELEFELGRDRSAGPV; encoded by the coding sequence ATGAGTGCCTCCGTATCCGGTGACTGGCTGATCCGCGCCGTACGCGCCGACGAATGGGCCGCCGTCAGGGCGCTGCGGCTCGCGGCGCTGCGGGATCCCGTGGCGCGCATCGCCTTCCTGGAGACCTACGAGGCGGCCGCCGACCGGCCGGAGTCCTTCTGGCGGGAGCGGGCGGCGGGAGCCGCGGAGGGGGCCGCCGGTGCGCGCCAGGTCGTCGCCGAGGTGCCCGGGGGCGCGTGGGCGGGGACGCTCACGGTGCTGATCGAGGAGGCGGGGACGACGGACTGGGCCGGGCTCCCCGTCGAGCGGCGGCAGGGACATGTCGTCGGTGTGTACGTACGGCCCGAGTGGCGGGGGACGGGGCTGACCGGGGCGCTGTTCGACGCCGGTCTGGCGTGGGCGTGGCAGCGCGGGGCGGAGCGGGTGCGGCTGATCGTGCACGAGGACAACGGCCGGGCCCAGGGCTGTTACCGGAAGCTGGGGTTCGTGCCGAGCGGGGTGAGTGTGCCCATGCAGGGCGCGCCGGAGGAGAGGGAGCTGGAGTTCGAGCTGGGGCGGGACCGGTCCGCGGGTCCGGTGTAA
- a CDS encoding ATP-binding protein, producing MRDPLSVITDAFTSFLFGKVETTRLPVRTSTGQAQAVYLPTAAPGLGDSGVIIGREVYSGKGYIYDPFQLYGQQLPAPHWLVLGESGNGKSALEKTYVLRQLRFRDRQVVVLDAQGEDGVGEWNLIAQELGITPIRLDPMAALDHGIRLNPLDPAITTTGQLALLRTIIEVAMGHGLDERSGFALKVAHAYVNETIVERQPVLSDIVEQLRHPEPESAESMNVAIDDVRAWGLDVALVLDRLVDGDLRGMFDGPTTVGIDLDAPLIVFDLSHIDRNSIAMPILMAIVGVWLEHTWIRPDRKKRIFLVEEAWHIINSPFVAQLFQRLLKFGRRLGLSFVAVVHHLSDVVDGAAAKEAAAILKMASTRTIYAQKADEARATGRVLGLPRWAVEIIPTLTPGIAVWDVNGNVQVVKHLVTETERPLVFTDRAMTESSADLADDALRAAEREAEERAAAFVEHHLGDSSESTVA from the coding sequence ATGCGGGACCCGCTGTCCGTCATCACCGACGCCTTCACCTCCTTCCTCTTCGGCAAGGTGGAGACGACCCGCCTGCCGGTGCGCACGTCCACGGGCCAGGCGCAGGCGGTGTACCTGCCGACCGCCGCGCCCGGCCTCGGCGACTCCGGCGTCATCATCGGCCGCGAGGTGTACTCCGGGAAGGGCTACATCTACGACCCGTTCCAGCTCTACGGCCAGCAGCTCCCCGCCCCGCACTGGCTGGTCCTCGGCGAGTCCGGCAACGGCAAGTCGGCGCTGGAGAAGACCTACGTCCTGCGCCAGCTCCGCTTCCGCGACCGCCAGGTCGTCGTGCTCGACGCCCAGGGCGAGGACGGCGTCGGCGAGTGGAACCTGATCGCGCAGGAGCTGGGCATAACGCCGATCCGGCTGGACCCCATGGCCGCGCTCGACCACGGCATCCGCCTCAACCCGCTCGACCCGGCGATCACCACGACCGGCCAGCTCGCGCTGTTGCGCACCATCATCGAGGTGGCGATGGGCCACGGCCTCGACGAGCGCTCCGGTTTCGCGCTCAAGGTCGCGCACGCCTACGTCAACGAGACCATCGTCGAGCGCCAGCCGGTCCTGTCCGACATCGTCGAGCAGCTACGGCACCCCGAGCCGGAGTCGGCCGAGTCGATGAACGTCGCCATAGACGACGTACGCGCCTGGGGCCTGGACGTGGCGCTGGTGCTGGACCGGCTGGTCGACGGCGACCTGCGCGGCATGTTCGACGGCCCCACCACGGTCGGCATCGACCTCGACGCGCCGCTCATCGTCTTCGACCTGTCCCACATCGACCGCAACTCCATCGCCATGCCCATCCTCATGGCGATCGTCGGCGTCTGGCTGGAGCACACCTGGATCCGCCCCGACCGGAAGAAGCGCATCTTCCTGGTCGAGGAGGCGTGGCACATCATCAACAGCCCCTTCGTCGCACAACTGTTCCAGCGCCTGCTGAAGTTCGGGCGCCGGCTCGGCCTCTCCTTCGTCGCCGTCGTCCACCACCTGTCGGACGTCGTCGACGGGGCTGCGGCGAAGGAGGCCGCGGCGATCCTGAAGATGGCGTCGACCAGGACGATCTACGCCCAGAAGGCCGACGAGGCGCGGGCGACCGGCCGGGTGCTGGGCCTGCCCCGCTGGGCCGTGGAGATCATCCCGACCCTCACCCCCGGCATCGCGGTCTGGGACGTCAACGGCAACGTCCAGGTGGTCAAGCATCTGGTCACCGAGACCGAACGCCCCCTCGTCTTCACCGACCGCGCGATGACCGAGTCCTCCGCCGACCTCGCGGACGACGCCCTGCGCGCCGCCGAGCGGGAGGCGGAGGAGCGAGCGGCGGCCTTCGTGGAGCACCACCTCGGCGACTCCTCCGAATCGACGGTGGCTTAG
- a CDS encoding type IV secretory system conjugative DNA transfer family protein → MRRDDHHRGQGGIPDGLLVGILAFLLGMTLLVWTATGLAGLFAHGSWPRGVTFARTPLAMRHLVAQPHDLPGAWPDAPASQLSGYGLFWGLFIGELMVLLVLTVFVMGTVARWRAVRLRRRTEKATPAPGPAQVPESAVPAPTAFHGQAPAPQAPPAPSPAARQETPAPAPHEFPTPRTAPEPPQALAATAPGAPLPAPPFGGGEQPGRWERVFLGTRESRQATAGQAVLDAAGPALVVTSNPALWQATKDARAKLGPVLLYDPTHLCDTPARLHWAPTAGCEDRPTATARAAALLTPVRPTARLDQAVGDTAEVLMRSYLHAAAVDGRTIRHVHRWAQGTQIQDAVRVLRTNPKAAPGAAGELEAALTAHPERRDMAQQLTTRALSALLTVNVRESCTTHRTDALALDSFAHEGGTLYVVGESIEDPRTNPGAMPLLTALVASVVEHGRRMAERSSSGRLDPPLTLVLDDVAAVAPLSHLPELLATGADRGLPTLALLRSREQGRARWPDAGLPV, encoded by the coding sequence GTGCGACGGGACGACCACCACCGCGGCCAGGGCGGCATCCCCGACGGGCTGCTCGTCGGCATCCTCGCCTTCCTGCTCGGGATGACGCTGCTGGTGTGGACGGCGACCGGCCTGGCCGGGCTGTTCGCGCACGGCTCCTGGCCCCGGGGCGTCACCTTCGCCCGCACCCCCCTGGCCATGCGCCACCTCGTCGCCCAGCCCCACGACCTCCCCGGCGCCTGGCCCGACGCCCCGGCCTCCCAGCTCTCCGGGTACGGCCTGTTCTGGGGCCTGTTCATCGGCGAGCTCATGGTGCTGCTGGTGCTCACGGTGTTCGTGATGGGGACCGTGGCCCGCTGGCGTGCGGTACGGCTGCGGCGGCGGACGGAAAAGGCGACGCCCGCCCCCGGCCCGGCACAGGTCCCGGAGTCCGCCGTGCCCGCCCCCACGGCGTTCCACGGGCAGGCGCCCGCCCCCCAGGCCCCGCCCGCGCCGTCCCCGGCGGCCCGCCAGGAGACCCCGGCCCCGGCACCCCACGAGTTCCCGACCCCGCGCACGGCCCCCGAACCCCCCCAGGCCCTCGCGGCCACGGCGCCCGGGGCGCCGCTGCCCGCCCCGCCCTTCGGCGGCGGCGAGCAGCCGGGCCGGTGGGAGCGGGTCTTCCTCGGCACGCGGGAGAGCCGCCAGGCCACCGCCGGGCAGGCCGTCCTGGACGCCGCGGGCCCCGCCCTCGTCGTCACCTCCAACCCGGCCCTCTGGCAGGCCACCAAGGACGCCCGCGCCAAGCTCGGCCCCGTCCTCCTCTACGATCCGACCCATCTGTGCGACACCCCGGCCCGCCTCCACTGGGCCCCCACGGCCGGCTGCGAGGACCGGCCGACCGCCACCGCGCGGGCGGCGGCGCTCCTCACCCCGGTCCGGCCCACCGCCCGCCTCGACCAGGCGGTCGGCGACACCGCGGAGGTCCTGATGCGCAGCTATCTCCACGCCGCCGCCGTCGACGGCCGCACCATCCGCCACGTCCACCGCTGGGCCCAGGGCACCCAGATCCAGGACGCCGTACGTGTCCTGCGTACGAATCCCAAGGCCGCACCCGGTGCCGCGGGCGAGCTCGAAGCCGCCCTCACCGCGCACCCCGAACGCCGGGACATGGCGCAGCAACTGACGACCCGTGCCCTGTCCGCCCTGCTCACCGTCAACGTCCGCGAGTCCTGCACCACCCATCGAACAGATGCCCTTGCCTTGGATTCCTTCGCCCACGAAGGGGGAACCCTTTATGTGGTGGGTGAATCCATCGAGGACCCCAGGACCAACCCGGGCGCGATGCCGCTGCTGACCGCCCTGGTAGCAAGCGTGGTCGAGCACGGCCGGCGCATGGCCGAACGGTCATCCTCCGGTCGGCTCGACCCACCACTGACGCTCGTCCTGGACGACGTAGCCGCCGTGGCGCCCCTCTCCCACCTTCCGGAGCTGCTGGCCACCGGGGCGGACCGCGGCCTGCCGACCCTGGCCCTGCTGCGCTCCCGCGAACAGGGCCGCGCCCGCTGGCCGGACGCCGGGCTCCCGGTCTGA